In Kaistella sp. 97-N-M2, the sequence CGTCGTTATCAAACAATTTGTACTGCCCAATATTGGAAATAATAAAGTCGTCATAGCTTTCGAAGTTATCCTGAAACAGGGTCGTTTGGGCAGAAGCTGCAGAAAACGTGGCAGCGAAAGCTGAAAGAAGTAATAATTTTTTCATAGATGAAATATTTTGATTTATAACAAATCTAAGGAAATTTGTCGGGTACCGCAAGAGGTCAGACCGTGTTTTTCGATAGATTAGGGCGGATTACCATGGTAAAAGTTTCTGGATGTAGTGATCTTTTAGCCGTAAGTTTCCATTTTTGAATACTAATATGTTTACTTTTTGCGGTATTTTACCATATTTCAATTCTTGGCGTATCCCGGACAAGCGATTGCAGTGGAAATCCTTTTTTATTTTTGAAAGGGCAAAGCGCCGGGAAATAAAAAAGATTGCAACGGAAAGCGCGGTCTCGTCCGAAATGCGCCCGGGGAAAGCACAGGAGAATTTCGGACGAGATGGCCCCAAAAAAATCCGCTTCAAACAAATGAAACGGATTTTGTAGAAATATTTGCAAGAGTTATTCTGTTATCGTCACCGTCGTGCCTTTTGTATGCGCGTTCATTTGCGGTGCGTAATAATTTTGCAGCGTCGTAATTCCGTTGCTGAAGGTTCCCGAAGCGTTGCAAATATAATCGTACTCGAAAACGTATTTTCCTTTCGGCATATTTTCGATGTAGAAGTTGGTGGAGGCATCTTTGGTGGATTGATAATACCCTAAGCCACTTTTCCATTCGTACCCGGAAATGACGTTTAGAGGCTCAAATCCCGCGGCGCGCATGTCTTTCAGATGAATGAACTCCATGTTTCTGTCCGTGTTCAGAATCATTCTCACGGTCACTTTATCGCCGACTTTGAGCGGCATTGCGGCGGTAATTTTTTGGAGTTCCTCACCATTGACGGTTTTTACTTTCCGGTAAAGTTCTTTCGTAATCGAAATATACGATTCGGAAGATTTTATTTTGTCCAGATCTTCGTAATACTGCCAGAATAATCCGCCCTGGATAATGCCGGGACCGGGTTTTGTGACGGTAACAGTACCGAGGTTTTTATCGATTTTGTCGGATTTTATAGTTTGTTTAATGTAGCCGGTCGCCTTCTGCTCCCTCTCCTTTGGAGAGGGCTGGGGTGAAGATCCCCAAATAATCGTGGCCTGATCCGATTCATTGGAAGTCCAGGATTTCCCGGAATTTAAAATCGTAAAAATCACTTCCGCCGTTCCGCGCGAACTTCCCCAGGAATTAACTTCTTTCTGCGTGATGAGCCAGATCTTCATTTCCTCGATCATTTTTTCATCTTTTGGCGTTAATTTGTTGAAGGCTTCCAAAGCTCCGGCATGATTCACGGTTTTGGAATTGTACCAACCCCAATCGTTCAGGTTTTGTTTCCAGTAAATACCCTGAGTTTCGGATTCAATAGAAGTTTCTTTTAAATAAGTCATTAGCTTTTTAGAAACGGCAGGAAGTTTATAATCATCGAAAAGCAACGCAGCACGATGCAAACCGAAAAAGGTAAAATCGGTGATTTTCGCGGTTGGCGCTTTTTTAATGACCAATGTTTTCAGCTGAGCTCCTTTTCCTTTTAAAGAAAAGTCTTTTTCCCAATAATGACGAGTGTCGAGATAGTCGAGAACATAATTATTCCAAACATATTCCTTCTTCACATCCCAATATTTATGAACTTCTGAATCCACATAATTAATCAGTTTTGAAACCATTTCTTTCTGTTCCGAAGACTGATAATCTGCCACATCTCCTTTCAGCCATTCATTGATCTTTCCTAATGATTTCAATATGTACAGCGAGTTGTAGTAAGAACTCGGATAACCTTGATACCAAGAAAATCCGCCATCCGGATTTTGCAGTTTCTGTAATACGCTCCAATCTTCATTAATGGAATTTCGCATCGTATTCGCATCAAACAATCTGGCGAGTTTTTCCATTTGTTCGGTTTCATTCTTACTTTCCAAAACCCAAGGCGTTTCTTCCAAAAGCAATTGTTTCAGTTCCTGATTTTTCTCCAGATTAGATTTTAACAAACCTTTCGATTGATATTCTTCAAAAACGGTTTTCAATTTCGGGTTGGCTTTAAAAATTTCAGATGCCAAAACATCAGCAAACCATTTATTGAAAACCACATCCGCAGAATTGTTCGTGTCATTTTTTAAACTTGGCAAAGCGAACATAATTTCCCAGATCGGATTCGTCGTCAATTCCAAAGTATTGGAAAAGTTGGTCGCGGTTGTCGATATATTTTTTGCTAAATTTTCTAACGTAAAAGTTTTGGTTTGACCCTCTTTCACAAAGATCGGAACGGCGTCTGTCACCAACATTCGGTTCGGTAAAACCGCGATTGCTCTTTGTTCACCATCCGAAAAAGAAGAAACTTCGCTGGAAGTCCCCTCTCCCCGGGAGAGGGGATTTAGGGGTGAGGACTTTGCCACAACCTTAATAATAATGGAAGAAACATCATTTGGAACTTTCACTTTCCACGTAATCACAGAATTTCCATTTTCTTTTAATTCGAAAGATTTTTGAGTTTCATTTAAATTGAATTTGCTGGAAATATCTTCGTTTGTAAACGCATCTAAAATCTGCAGTTGCGCAGTTCCGCTTATTTTTTTATCGACCAAACTCGAAAGTTTTGATTGCAAATTCAGTTCATCACCTTCCCGCAAAAACCTCGGATAATTAGGCGTCACTGAAAATTCTTTTTGGGTAATCACGGATTTTTCTAAAGTTGCAGCACGCGCATCTTTCGTATGTGCCAAAAACATGAGTTTCCATTGCGTTAAAGCTTCCGGAGACGTAAATTCAAAAGAAACATTGCCGTCTTTGTCAGTCATTAAATTTGGATAGAAAAATGCAGTTTCGTTAAGATTTTGACGAACCGGGATCTTGTCTAAATCCTGTTCTGATTTTTTCGGTGAATTAACCACGCCGCTTATAGTTTCAAGTTGTTTTGAAACTGGCGGTGGTGCACTTTCTGCCATTACAGCATCAGCCATTACTTCCCGTTTTGCTGAAGCGTATCCTCGAATCATCATCTGATTTCCATAAATTCCACCATCAAACCAACTGAATTCTGGAATGTTAACATTTTTCTGTCTTAAATATTGAACTCTTTTGCTGTAATTTTCCTGCGACAAACCTTCATTAATTCCATAATAATTCATAATGAAATATATTTGATAGATTTTTTGAAAAGAATAAGAATTACCGGCAAACTGATCCAAAGATTTATCATACATGTTCGCTAAAACTTCCGCGTTGATCTTTTCTTTATCTTCGCCTAAAACTTTAACCGTCCACTTTTCTTTTTTCCCCGGTTCAAGTTTATCCCGGAAAGTCACGGTTTCTATGCGTAAAGGTTTTTTGTCGGAAGCAATATTTAAATTGATGTTTTCGGTCTGTACGTCATTAAATGCGACGATTTGAAACTGCAGATTAATCTGATCAATGCGTTCATCTTTCGGAAATGCAATTTCGTACTCTAAAACGCCGTTCTTCAGCTTTTTCTCTTCCGTTTTGGTTTCGCCATTTCCGGTTTGAACATAAATTTTCACCAAAGCCTCCGGAATTGCGGAATACACGTAAATTTCCGCTTTTTCATTTCGCGTATATTCAGTTTTTGAACTGAGGACTTTCAGGAAAGGTTTTTGAGAATCGGTCAGGAATCTTTTATCATAAACGGCGAAAGTTTTTTCGGTTTTAATGGTGTCTTTTCCTTCGATGTTAAAGAGTTCGAGTTTGTAATTTCCGGCAGCGAGTTTTCCAAGATTGAGAGATTCTTCATTTTTTTGCACTCCGTTCAAAATGACAGATTGAACTTTTAAATCTTTTTCCTCTTTTGAAAAATAATCATGCGGAAACTTTTGCACGAATTCGGCTTTTGAAAACTTCGGCAGATCCTGAATCTGATTTTCAAAATTCGTACGGAAAATTCTTTCTTTTGGCTGAAGTTTCGAAAGTGTGACCTGATAAGATTTCTTTAGATTCTGGTCGCTGTAATTTTTGGTTTCGACTTTAAATTTAATGGGTTCATCAGTAAAAGTATCTTTGATGTCATCGGTTTTAATGTAATGCGAAACGGAAGCGACTTTCACATTTTCCGTTGCAGTTTGTGTTTCGCCATTAATGTCCGTTACCGAAGCATTGATCTGATAATTATCGATCTGAATTCCTTCTAAAGTTTCATCTTTTTTCAAATCAATTTTAATGGTAAATTCGCCTTTTTCATTGGTTTTCACTTCTCCTAAAATAGAGTTTTCGTTGTCATTTCCGCGTGGATACCACCAAAAATATCTCCACCGAATATTCTGTTTTTTAATTTCATAATTCACGGTTGCATTACTCAAAGCCACGCCGGAAAACATCATGGCTTTTCCTTTCATTTCAATGGTTTCGCCGTACTTGTATTCCGATTTAATGGCTTCAAAAGTCACCTCAAATTTTGGTCGTTTGTATTCTTCAACGTGAAAATATTTCGTCGCATCGTCGTCTAAACCATCGGAATCCACTTCCAAAGAAAATTCGCCGTTAAGTTTTCCATTAGGCAAAGTGAAACTTCCGTTGTAAGAGCCAAATTCATTCGTCGTGAATTTTTGGGACAAAATTTCTTCGCCATTTGCATCATTTAAAGTAATGGTTTGCGAAATGCCGGCGGCCACCGATTCTTTATCCATCATCATTTTTGTATTGATGACTTTAAAATAAACTATTTGCCCGGGACGGTAAATACCGCGATCGATAAAGATTTGCGCACGGTTCGACTCCAGACTTTTTAAGGGTTCGGAATAATTGCTGTTGCCATAAACCTGCATCAAATTATAGTCATTTGTTGCGGGCTGCTGCACGAGATAAGTACGGTAATATCCGGCGTTTTTGGAAACCGGAAATTTAAAAAGTGCAGATTGATCGGTTTTAGCGGTATATGTTTTCGCTGTTTTTCGATCTGCCAGTTCAAATATTTTTAAATTTTCACTTGAGACTGATTTGCCGTTTTCCCGATTCACCAAATGCAACTGGTTCTCAATCGGCTGCCGGTCGTCCTTTTTATTGAAGATAATTCGTGAATTCGTGGCGATAAAATAAAAATTCTCCTGAATCGCATTTTCTACGATATATTCCACGAGATAAATCCCCGATGGAAGTGGTTTTATCTCCAAAGAAGTTTTGTGCGTTTTATAATCCTTTAAATCCTGAAGATCGAAAGTCTCTTTCCGAACCAGCGATTTTTTCACGGCGGAAAAAAGTGTTTTCTCGTACGGGTTCGCCACGTATTTCAGGAAATTCTGCTCCTCGCCTTTCACTTCGTAAATATTCAGGGAAAATTTCGACACATTTTTTGCATCTGCAACGACATGAATGGGAAGATTCGACTGCGTGTGCGTTTCGTAATGAATCGTCAGATTTGGGTTCGTAATTGAGTTTTCCTGATTGGTAATATTGTTCAGAAATTTAGATTTCGGAAATTCCTTCTTTGCGCGGTACGCCCACATCAAAGCAGTTTTAAAGTCTTCTTTTTCAGTATAAATAGCGATGATGTCTTCGAT encodes:
- a CDS encoding alpha-2-macroglobulin, producing the protein MKNKIFAILFLFFACTTIFAQKYYDEQWKKVAENYKTGKFKSNLPLILEIQNHAMKEDNAVQLIRSLKAEFSIVNRTQDDTKNDAGSKFFKKLSGVESQLKGDDKLLYEVLLGEFFNDYYSQNHWRINQRINIRTQTLSNGEDFTEIETWSKLDFKNYLTKHFFDLDLKAAALQKIQMSKYIAIFDRTEDLEYFPTLFDWDAMKEINFLSNIQLFTPNELKVNQLKISMLYNKIISKNSGNAKLYFQHQKLNDECAFINCKNRLEQLQKLVEDQSNDGDYKVKIIEDIIAIYTEKEDFKTALMWAYRAKKEFPKSKFLNNITNQENSITNPNLTIHYETHTQSNLPIHVVADAKNVSKFSLNIYEVKGEEQNFLKYVANPYEKTLFSAVKKSLVRKETFDLQDLKDYKTHKTSLEIKPLPSGIYLVEYIVENAIQENFYFIATNSRIIFNKKDDRQPIENQLHLVNRENGKSVSSENLKIFELADRKTAKTYTAKTDQSALFKFPVSKNAGYYRTYLVQQPATNDYNLMQVYGNSNYSEPLKSLESNRAQIFIDRGIYRPGQIVYFKVINTKMMMDKESVAAGISQTITLNDANGEEILSQKFTTNEFGSYNGSFTLPNGKLNGEFSLEVDSDGLDDDATKYFHVEEYKRPKFEVTFEAIKSEYKYGETIEMKGKAMMFSGVALSNATVNYEIKKQNIRWRYFWWYPRGNDNENSILGEVKTNEKGEFTIKIDLKKDETLEGIQIDNYQINASVTDINGETQTATENVKVASVSHYIKTDDIKDTFTDEPIKFKVETKNYSDQNLKKSYQVTLSKLQPKERIFRTNFENQIQDLPKFSKAEFVQKFPHDYFSKEEKDLKVQSVILNGVQKNEESLNLGKLAAGNYKLELFNIEGKDTIKTEKTFAVYDKRFLTDSQKPFLKVLSSKTEYTRNEKAEIYVYSAIPEALVKIYVQTGNGETKTEEKKLKNGVLEYEIAFPKDERIDQINLQFQIVAFNDVQTENINLNIASDKKPLRIETVTFRDKLEPGKKEKWTVKVLGEDKEKINAEVLANMYDKSLDQFAGNSYSFQKIYQIYFIMNYYGINEGLSQENYSKRVQYLRQKNVNIPEFSWFDGGIYGNQMMIRGYASAKREVMADAVMAESAPPPVSKQLETISGVVNSPKKSEQDLDKIPVRQNLNETAFFYPNLMTDKDGNVSFEFTSPEALTQWKLMFLAHTKDARAATLEKSVITQKEFSVTPNYPRFLREGDELNLQSKLSSLVDKKISGTAQLQILDAFTNEDISSKFNLNETQKSFELKENGNSVITWKVKVPNDVSSIIIKVVAKSSPLNPLSRGEGTSSEVSSFSDGEQRAIAVLPNRMLVTDAVPIFVKEGQTKTFTLENLAKNISTTATNFSNTLELTTNPIWEIMFALPSLKNDTNNSADVVFNKWFADVLASEIFKANPKLKTVFEEYQSKGLLKSNLEKNQELKQLLLEETPWVLESKNETEQMEKLARLFDANTMRNSINEDWSVLQKLQNPDGGFSWYQGYPSSYYNSLYILKSLGKINEWLKGDVADYQSSEQKEMVSKLINYVDSEVHKYWDVKKEYVWNNYVLDYLDTRHYWEKDFSLKGKGAQLKTLVIKKAPTAKITDFTFFGLHRAALLFDDYKLPAVSKKLMTYLKETSIESETQGIYWKQNLNDWGWYNSKTVNHAGALEAFNKLTPKDEKMIEEMKIWLITQKEVNSWGSSRGTAEVIFTILNSGKSWTSNESDQATIIWGSSPQPSPKEREQKATGYIKQTIKSDKIDKNLGTVTVTKPGPGIIQGGLFWQYYEDLDKIKSSESYISITKELYRKVKTVNGEELQKITAAMPLKVGDKVTVRMILNTDRNMEFIHLKDMRAAGFEPLNVISGYEWKSGLGYYQSTKDASTNFYIENMPKGKYVFEYDYICNASGTFSNGITTLQNYYAPQMNAHTKGTTVTITE